Proteins co-encoded in one Aspergillus flavus chromosome 2, complete sequence genomic window:
- a CDS encoding putative fungal-specific transcription factor, whose amino-acid sequence MPTDKKRAARACDECRRLKEKCEGGIPCSRCSHFRRSCEFKNRVSRVREFRAYVPRTRSPAVRADVRELAERSTYMERILRHTMQGISLDTDTLSQMANALASNQEHPREPPLEPEEVDGLPIDDEACTIDPVEDTTTHYSGEFSYWNFSMRIKHQIEHQTRRSIAQHTRNADQRVFEYWRAQQLRSGQSHLSAAISSCPPRQIARFLANTFFKYAETHYFFVQKRWFFENLNVLYSDPGSFGRKGAAVISILLTVFAVGTQYAYLDSPSHNTTSDGDFSEDDIGATFYQNAVRLLPEIIESSCLESVQACLLFGFYSLPIDASGLGYIYINLAVRLAMQNGMHRKCKSDVFNPDMIETRNRVWWTAYSLERKVSIFHGRPLSVLRSDVDTDVPEYREGMHIEHPPWNIARAVTSVQLIHFLEDFFHELSLLRHCEKKAVPNILARLWDKKRAMADWWDSMPQDVLGGSSQPQNLSRAAVHLRLEYCLVNMFIGRPFLLRDRTTQSPRSSPAGPEFTSTGGENGEGSSPKQTSSTQSLVKDCTEAATEVIRLCQILQNNGPGLARASYIEYSSCRASLLVLIAYSIQNRSAEYHKTLQDGLDMIREMAASGDSARSEVALIEALERALARLHSEAQPTQPSDFPSETIPTMSDYEAFKQWGSSWRSGGALNMCDNVAVPETTAVVSAGSALPPVNSDPNSVGYMEPLNLTASSNESRRDMQMDALNAWDPVNELSIFGAGNLALSSAWPTQTETQVLEQFLAVPEAGFVPRLEADRHGGFAQMFPYRASQDARTSPR is encoded by the exons ATGCCAACCGATAAGAAGCGCGCCGCACGAGC CTGCGACGAATGCCGGCGCTTGAAGGAGAAGTGTGAAGGTGGGATTCCCTGCAGTAGATGCTCCCACTTTCGTCGCTCGTGTGAATTTAAGAATCGCGTATCAAGGGTGCGCGAATTTCGTGCCTACGTACCGAG AACCAGATCCCCTGCCGTAAGAGCAGATGTCCGAGAGTTAGCTGAGCGCTCAACGTATATGGAGCGGATATTAAGACACACGATGCAAGGAATCTCCCTTGATACGGATACTCTCTCCCAGATGGCAAATGCCCTCGCGTCGAATCAGGAGCATCCCAGGGAACCCCCTCTGGAACCCGAAGAGGTCGATGGACTCCCTATAGATGACGAAGCATGTACAATTGACCCGGTTGAAGATACTACTACTC ATTATTCTGGGGAATTCTCATACTGGAACTTTTCCATGCGCATCAAACACCAGATTGAACATCAAACCCGGCGATCAATTGCTCAG CACACTCGTAATGCCGATCAGCGGGTCTTTGAGTACTGGCGAGCGCAACAACTACGTTCTGGCCAGAGTCACCTATCCGCCGCCATTTCCTCCTGTCCGCCACGGCAAATAGCCAGGTTTCTGGCTAACACCTTTTTCAAGTACGCTGAAACACATTACTTTTTTGTCCAAAAGAGGTGGTTCTTCGAGAACCTCAACGTGCTTTATAGCGACCCTGGCAGTTTTGGTAGGAAGGGTGCTGCTGTCATAAGCATTTTGCTTACCGTATTCGCGGTTGGGACACAGTATGCGTACTTGGACTCGCCCAGTCACAATACAACGAGCGATGGAGACTTCTCGGAAGATGACATTGGTGCCACCTTCTATCAGAATGCGGTCCGACTATTACCTGAAATTATCGAATCGTCTTGTTTAGAAAGCGTCCAGGCATGCCTACTCTTCGGGTTTTACTCATTGCCAATTGATGCGTCCGGCCTCGgctatatctatatcaacCTCGCCGTGCGACTCGCTATGCAGAATGGTATGCATCGGAAGTGTAAAAGTGACGTGTTCAACCCAGATATGATTGAGACGCGGAATCGTGTTTGGTGGACGGCATATTCGCTGGAGAG AAAAGTATCTATTTTCCACGGGCGACCTTTATCCGTTCTGCGATCGGATGTCGACACAGATGTCCCCGAGTATCGCGAAGGGATGCACATCGAACATCCTCCTTGGAATATTGCACGCGCTGTCACATCTGTCCAACTTATCCATTTTCTTGAAGACTTCTTCCATGAATT ATCTCTCCTGcgacattgtgaaaagaaaGCAGTACCGAATATCTTGGCTCGTTTGTGGGACAAGAAACGCGCTATGGCAGATTGGTGGGATTCAATGCCACAAGATGTACTTGGTGGCTCAAGTCAACCACAGAATCTAAGCCGCGCTGCAGTGCATCTGCGCCTTGAGTATTGTCTAGTCAATATGTTTATCGGACGGCCATTTCTCCTTAGAGACCGGACCACACAATCCCCCCGAAGCTCTCCAGCTGGACCAGAATTCACAAGTACAGGAGGCGAAAATGGCGAGGGCTCCAGTCCAAAGCAGACATCTAGTACACAGAGTCTCGTCAAGGACTGCACAGAGGCTGCAACGGAGGTGATTCGACTTTGTCAAATACTGCAAAACAATGGTCCGGGTCTCGCCAGAGCTTCCTACATTGAATACAGTTCGTGTCGGGCCTCACTACTAGTGTTGATCGCCTACTCCATCCAGAACCGTTCGGCGGAGTACCACAAAACACTACAAGACGGGCTGGATATGATCCGCGAAATGGCAGCCTCTGGGGACTCGGCACGATCGGAGGTGGCGCTAATTGAGGCGCTGGAACGAGCTCTTGCTCGTTTGCATTCCGAAGCACAACCTACACAGCCGAGTGATTTCCCCTCAGAGACAATACCTACGATGTCAGACTATGAAGCATTCAAGCAATGGGGATCATCCTGGAGGAGCGGTGGGGCACTGAATATGTGCGACAATGTTGCTGTCCCTGAAACAACTGCTGTAGTGTCAGCCGGCTCTGCACTGCCGCCTGTGAACTCGGATCCCAACTCGGTTGGTTATATGGAGCCTCTGAATCTCACTGCGTCATCAAATGAGTCCCGTCGAGATATGCAGATGGACGCCCTCAATGCCTGGGACCCGGTCAATGAGTTATCCATCTTTGGTGCCGGCAATCTAGCACTGTCATCGGCATGGCCGACACAGACAGAAACGCAAGTGCTTGAGCAATTCCTTGCCGTGCCCGAGGCTGGCTTCGTGCCTCGTCTTGAAGCCGATCGCCACGGTGGTTTCGCACAAATGTTTCCCTACCGAGCGTCCCAAGACGCCAGGACATCTCCACGCTGA
- a CDS encoding dihydrodipicolinate synthetase family protein (dihydrodipicolinate synthase/N-acetylneuraminate lyase), with amino-acid sequence MVGFDMRGLTPAPVTPFTESGDVDYEAIQRLGSWLGSIDGVKGLVVLGHAGEGTFLTAEEQISVIKAFVQSVDNKIPIIAGITGEGTEVAALEAKRAKDAGAAAGLLYPSHGWLRFGYQDGAPQDRYRRVYEVSGLPLILFQYPDNTKATYSLKTMLDISAQPGVFAMKNGVRNMRRWDTEIPVIRRERPELQILSCHDEYLLHTSFDVDGFLVGYGNIAPEPLIELIKAGKAKDYKKAREIHDQLLPVTKSVYHRGSHMEGTVALKHALVARGILKHATVRSPLLPLEPGAEQEIHAAISAASLARVA; translated from the coding sequence ATGGTCGGCTTTGACATGCGCGGTTTGACTCCTGCTCCAGTGACACCGTTCACTGAATCAGGTGACGTCGATTACGAGGCCATCCAACGCCTGGGTAGCTGGCTTGGTAGCATCGACGGTGTGAAAGGCCTAGTTGTTTTGGGTCACGCAGGAGAAGGAACCTTCCTCACAGCCGAGGAGCAAATATCCGTGATCAAGGCATTCGTCCAATCCGTCGACAATAAGATCCCCATTATCGCAGGAATCACAGGAGAGGGTACCGAGGTGGCCGCGCTCGAAGCGAAGCGCGCAAAGGACGCTGGTGCAGCGGCTGGTCTACTCTACCCATCTCACGGATGGTTGCGCTTTGGATACCAGGACGGCGCACCCCAGGACCGCTATCGACGAGTCTACGAAGTCAGTGGGCTTCCTTTGATCCTCTTCCAGTACCCAGACAACACGAAGGCGACCTACAGTCTGAAGACCATGCTTGATATTTCAGCACAACCCGGTGTCTTTGCTATGAAGAACGGCGTCCGTAACATGCGCCGTTGGGATACGGAGATTCCAGTGATTCGTCGCGAACGGCCCGAGCTGCAGATCTTGAGTTGCCACGACGAGTATCTCTTGCATACATCATTTGATGTGGACGGTTTCCTTGTCGGTTATGGTAACATCGCTCCGGAGCCATTGATCGAGTTGATCAAAGCTGGAAAGGCCAAGGATTACAAGAAGGCTCGCGAAATCCATGATCAACTCCTACCAGTCACGAAGAGTGTTTATCATCGAGGCTCTCATATGGAGGGCACGGTCGCCCTTAAACACGCTCTCGTTGCTCGTGGTATACTGAAGCATGCGACCGTTCGATCGCCTCTTTTGCCTCTTGAGCCTGGCGCAGAACAGGAAATTCATGCAGCTATTAGTGCAGCTAGTCTGGCCAGAGTTGCATAG
- a CDS encoding putative MFS transporter, with protein MLVLLYLIAYIDKTNIGNAKIEGLLPALGMNGNQYNIALSVFFIPYVLAEVPSNIILNHFKRPSVYLGSLILVWGIIMTCTGFVQNFGSLVGIRFLLGLFEAGFLPGAVLIISKWYLPNETQTRIAILYTSAASGGAFSGLLAFVIAKMDGIAGYEGWRWIFIIEGLATICLSVLTFFLLLDSPQLSSGWLTSDEVRFLEVRQIANSTQGAHKDGVAWSALISVLTDWKIYLLILANWSNAVPNYALKFTMPQIIQSMGFTSARAQLLTIPPYAVGAFSAYIFSVFADRYTWRMPFIIIPQLLQVVAFSILFTKAADIRDNIALCYFGVCLACFGMYPILPGVNAWNVSNLPNPTKRAIGIGYLVCMGNAGGIIGSFIYQEKEAPRYPTGYGNSFAFASAGLVACLVLEFCLFRLNKQKAQLSEAEIRDRYTDEELNEMGEKSPLFKYTL; from the exons ATGCTCGTTCTACTATATCTGATTGCATACATTGATAAAACGAACATTG GTAATGCGAAAATAGAAGGACTTCTTCCCGCCTTGGGGATGAATGGCAACCAATACAACATTGCCTTGTCTGTCTTCTTTATCCCTTATGTTCTTGCCG AGGTTCCTAGTAACATAATCCTTAACCACTTTAAACGACCTTCTGTGTATCTGGGATCCTTGATTCTTGTCTGGGGCATAATCATGACCTGCACAGGATTTGTTCAGAACTTTGGCTCCCTGGTTGGCATCCGGTTTCTCCTGGGCTTATTCGA GGCAGGATTCCTTCCAGGCGCTGTTTTGATCATCTCCAAATGGTATCTTCCCAACGAAACCCAAACACGCATCGCTATCCTATACACATCGGCTGCCTCGGGAGGAGCATTCTCCGGGCTTCTCGCTTTTGTCATTGCCAAGATGGATGGTATTGCTGGCTACGAAGGCTGGCGATGG ATATTCATAATCGAAGGTCTTGCTACTATCTGCCTATCTGTGCttactttcttcttgcttcttgACTCGCCTCAACTTTCCTCGGGGTGGCTTACGTCCGATGAGGTTCGCTTCCTGGAGGTTCGGCAAATCGCGAACAGCACCCAAGGAGCCCATAAAGATGGAGTAGCTTGGAGCGCCTTGATTAGTGTTTTGACGGATTGGAAAATCTACCTACTAATCCTCGCCAACTGGTCTAACGCCGTACCCAACTACGCCCTTAAGTTCACCATGCCCCAGATTATCCAAAGCATGGGATTCACCTCCGCCAGAGCACAGTTGTTAACCATTCCACCCTACGCCGTTGGTGCTTTTTCAGCTTATATATTCTCGGTTTTCGCCGATCGCTACACATGGCGCATGCCTTTTATCATTATCCCTCAACTACTACAGGTCGTCGCCTTCAGCATCTTATTCACCAAAGCAGCCGATATACGTGATAACATAGCACTGTGTTACTTTGGAGTCTGTCTAGCTTGTTTTGG GATGTACCCCATTCTACCTGGCGTAAACGCCTGGAACGTCTCCAATCTTCCCAACCCCACGAAGCGGGCAATTGGCATTGGCTATCTGGTCTGTATGGGTAATGCGGGAGGCATTATCGGCAGTTTCATCTatcaggagaaagaggcgCCCCGTTATCCCACCGGCTACGGAAactcctttgcctttgcgTCGGCAGGTTTGGTAGCATGCCTGGTACTTGAGTTCTGTCTCTTTAGGTTGAATAAACAGAAGGCCCAGTTAAGCGAAGCAGAGATCCGAGACCGGTATACGGATGAGGAGTTGAATGAAATGGGAGAGAAAAGTCCCCTGTTCAAGTATACACTGTGA
- a CDS encoding FAD dependent oxidoreductase superfamily, with translation MQLPASNGTVAASTAETPPTGCFPVPNPGECFWQTQPHPKSNHRSTEQLPEHSDIVIIGAGYAGISTAYHIVKDHKDFNKSITILEARGVCSGATGRNGGHLRPDFYGHIPTYIDRAGARAGAEIAEFEIAHLPALKKVIEEEKIDCDFTLTRTIDVWCNGEAAAKAKATFDSVVAQKFEYMNDAIFYTGKEVEGVSANRRQICGVKGAVACASYTAGTVWPYKFIMHLTESLLATGKVNLQAYTPATSIAPDSNGGYVIETPRGKMHADNVIHANNAYVAGLLPEYEKNIIPCKGICCRITVPEGTTAPLLNNSYINRTEDNTLSYLIPRADGSIIVGGAAAKFRPFREQWYNNVDDSVLIDSAKDYYTDYMQRTYRGWENSGAKVDKIWTGVMGYSYDSNPHVGEVPAKDGQFIIAGFNGHGMPVIWLAAKELAKMVAQGTSFEETTMPRLFKTTQLRIDRAKNGSEEDGDILGTGNFPATKQ, from the exons ATGCAACTGCCTGCTTCGAATGGGACTGTAGCTGCTTCTACAGCTGAAACACCACCTACAGGATGCTTTCCTGTTCCTAATCCTGGGGAATGTTTCTGGCAAACCCAGCCTCATCCGAAGAGTAACCATCGCTCGACGGAACAATTGCCCGAGCACAGTGACATTGTTATAATCGGCGCTGGCTACGCTGGTATCAGTACAGCCTACCATATCGTGAAGGACCATAAGGATTTCAACAAGTCAATCACAATTCTGGAAGCCAGGGGAGTGTGCTCGGGCGCAACAGGTCGCAACGGCGGTCATCTCCGGCCAGACTTCTACGGTCATATTCCCACATACATCGATCGCGCCGGTGCGCGTGCAGGGGCTGAGATAGCGGAGTTCGAGATAGCTCACCTTCCCGCACTCAAGAAAGTcattgaggaagagaagatcgatTGTGACTTTACCTTGACAAGGACCATCGACGTCTGGTGCAACGGGGAAGCCGCAGCAAAGGCCAAGGCGACCTTCGACAGCGTAGTTGCGCAAAAGTTTGAATACATGAATGATGCTATCTTCTACACCGGCAAGGAGGTTGAAGGTGTAA GTGCTAATAGGAGGCAGATTTGTGGCGTCAAAGGTGCTGTTGCATGCGCTTCATACACGGCTGGTACCGTATGGCCATATAAATTTATCATGCACCTTACTGAGTCTCTCCTTGCGACGGGCAAGGTAAACCTTCAGGCATATACCCCGGCGACCTCAATTGCACCTGATTCAAATGGCGGGTATGTGATTGAGACTCCACGGGGAAAGATGCACGCGGACAACGTCATCCATGCGAATAATGCCTACGTCGCAGGCCTCCTCCCAGAGTATGAGAAAAACATTATTCCCTGCAAGGGTATTTGCTGTCGAATTACGGTGCCAGAGGGAACAACAGCACCCCTTCTTAACAACTCCTACATCAACCGAACAGAAGACAACACTCTATCATACTTGATCCCGCGAGCCGACGGCAGTATCATTGTCGGTGGCGCCGCCGCGAAGTTCCGGCCATTCCGGGAGCAATGGTACAACAACGTGGACGATAGTGTTCTCATCGATTCGGCAAAGGACTATTATACAGACTATATGCAACGGACGTATCGTGGGTGGGAGAACTCCGGGGCTAAAGTGGACAAGATTTGGACTGGAGTTATGGGCTACTCCTATGACTCGAATCCTCACGTTGGTGAAGTGCCTGCCAAGGATGGCCAGTTTATTATCGCTGGGTTTAATGGCCATGGTATGCCGGTCATCTGGTTGGCGGCTAAGGAGCTGGCAAAGATGGTTGCGCAGGGAACATCGTTCGAGGAGACGACTATGCCGAGGTTATTCAAGACGACACAACTCCGTATTGACCGGGCAAAGAATGGGAGCGAAGAGGATGGTGATATTTTAGGAACTGGTAATTTCCCGGCGACGAAACAGTAG
- a CDS encoding amino acid permease/ SLC12A domain-containing protein: MPPHTAEYPSFDEAGPTSIAEKKGFHDNVGSYDVENTAGQLEEVHDFKQGLHQRHIQMIALAGTIGTGLFLGSGRAIATAGPLGAFLGYSIIGLTVSSVVFGVGEMGALAPLTGGAIRYLELFCDPALSFAVGWNHVYSYVVSIPSEIVAAAVIVQFWVTINNAIWITVFGVVMLITALLFVRIYGELEFGFSMLKIMLVIGINIMALVITCGGGPDHKAIGFSYWKNPGPFVQYLGVEGSLGRFMGFWTTFDNALYAYSGIDNITVAAAETRNPRHAIPQAARRIFVRIFLFYILTIFMVGLVVPSNDPNLLGSTSTAAHSPFVIAARNAGISAVPSIINAVVLTSAWSSGNSNMLGGSRILYGMACNGHAPKFFKRMNRFGVPYISVALYGLFMALGYMTLSDSASTVFTWLQDIVAISTLVNWVCICIVYLRFYYGCKKQGIDRHKELPWAAPFQPWSTWFSLILLVILFFTGGYKTFMHGHWDTETFISSYLNGPLILVIYLGYKFVKKTRIIPLEEIPIRPFIENYQNNPEPEPKPKKGWRRLNILWS, encoded by the coding sequence ATGCCTCCCCATACCGCAGAATACCCCTCGTTTGACGAAGCTGGTCCGACATCTATTGCAGAGAAAAAAGGCTTCCACGACAATGTGGGATCGTACGATGTGGAGAACACCGCCGGCCAGCTGGAGGAGGTGCATGACTTCAAGCAAGGCCTCCACCAGCGCCATATTCAGATGATCGCGCTGGCTGGTACCATCGGAACTGGTCTTTTCCTGGGCTCTGGACGAGCCATCGCAACGGCGGGGCCTCTGGGAGCTTTTCTCGGATACTCCATTATTGGTCTCACGGTGTCGAGCGTTGTCTTCGGCGTTGGTGAAATGGGCGCCCTGGCCCCTCTCACAGGTGGTGCTATTCGATACCTTGAACTCTTCTGCGATCCTGCGTTGTCATTTGCCGTTGGGTGGAACCATGTATACTCCTACGTGGTATCAATTCCGTCCGAGATTGTCGCAGCGGCCGTCATTGTTCAGTTCTGGGTAACAATCAACAATGCAATTTGGATAACTGTGTTCGGTGTCGTCATGCTCATCACAGCACTCCTCTTCGTCCGTATCTATGGAGAGCTGGAATTCGGCTTCTCCATGCTGAAGATCATGCTAGTCATTGGAATCAATATCATGGCCTTGGTGATCACATGTGGAGGAGGTCCCGACCATAAAGCCATCGGATTCAGTTACTGGAAGAACCCAGGGCCCTTCGTCCAATACCTCGGGGTTGAGGGCTCATTAGGCCGGTTCATGGGATTCTGGACTACATTCGACAACGCTCTTTACGCATACTCCGGCATCGACAACATCACAGTGGCTGCCGCTGAAACACGCAATCCCCGCCACGCGATCCCCCAAGCCGCGCGCCGGATCTTCGTTCgaatcttcctcttctacaTCTTAACAATCTTCATGGTCGGCCTAGTCGTCCCATCCAACGACCCCAATCTCCTCGGCTCAACAAGCACAGCAGCCCATTCCCCCTTCGTCATCGCCGCCCGCAACGCAGGCATCTCCGCAGTACCATCCATCATCAACGCCGTCGTCCTCACCTCCGCCTGGTCCTCAGGAAATTCCAACATGCTCGGCGGCTCCCGCATCCTCTACGGCATGGCCTGCAACGGCCACGCCCCGAAATTCTTCAAACGAATGAACCGCTTCGGCGTCCCTTACATCTCCGTCGCGCTATACGGCCTCTTCATGGCCCTAGGCTACATGACCCTCTCCGACTCGGCAAGTACAGTCTTCACTTGGTTACAAGATATCGTCGCCATATCCACGCTAGTAAACTGGGTCTGTATCTGTATCGTCTACCTCCGTTTCTACTACGGATGCAAGAAGCAAGGCATAGACCGTCATAAGGAACTGCCGTGGGCAGCGCCATTCCAGCCCTGGAGTACGTGGTTCTCTTTGATCCTGTTAGTCATTCTGTTCTTTACCGGTGGTTATAAGACGTTCATGCATGGACATTGGGATACGGAAACGTTTATCTCGTCGTATTTGAACGGGCCGCTTATTTTGGTTATCTACCTGGGCTATAAGTTCGtcaagaagacgaggatTATTCCATTAGAGGAGATTCCGATTCGGCCTTTTATTGAGAATTATCAGAATAATCCGGAGCCGGaaccgaagccgaagaaggggtggaggagattgaaTATTTTGTGGTCTTAG
- a CDS encoding putative C6 transcription factor produces MTSGTPNHATSPTSNVTPIPSSRKHPLEDAYDPGSENRRKDPKVSRACDSCKVKKIRCSGTAPCDHCNRRRLTCTYASKYSRGRPPTPPPLSGSRERATISAGQRPNVQHTSSRSTSNISEDVQDNERPQVNIDERATSSSVNVGDGAPSPELVIEGQYADPTSGLTSFHQAWRKISMQNRDIASPRSSEAEMNQPLVSAGDRPFYQDSHSSDPFPDPPTARRLLCFYFESCVVTYRIFHRQTVEGWLDAVLDNRRTNRPITHSIGNAKYSIILTILAIARFRTFKIERKFPNNDEASALTETDPLFCAAMDLTETEKGYPRLESAQARLIQVLYLLQTSRVNRAWYVFGNVYQIVSSLGLHRRRSRKQNIASNGLSNYIKAQCAKRVFWVTYTIDKYLSVVMGRPQLLHDDDIDQDFPDSVNDEDIGPSGLLSVEDPEDCHVDALIFHAKIAHIIGRISRQVYSVGSSAGEGRKAAAYSIVHELHVWRANLPLHLGTIKLSTLIPSFRREATALHLAYSHALIHVNRPFLLGDVVSSEDEPEAKDRIAECISAAKAVLELVNTMAKDTNLLHSFWWTHYVTFCALAVVYIWNIQCKARNDQQLGNESSYVKLFDLAEKCRAHLAWTGSPSSPGRRYAAILEELRLEAQRETINNTHTDSGQGMVEGVTQPNSQLNVFDSSGLAEASFECIASIDRPVNTVPSMLDAWQAVDWLDLDASKIIPESTETACHTGSRLLHQCALQAHCYVVLFPGPQCLVPPSSVSFYASTSYISSPHGV; encoded by the exons ATGACCTCAGGAACTCCAAACCATGCCACAAGCCCCACTAGCAACGTGACTCCTATTCCCTCTAGTCGGAAACACCCACTTGAGGATGCTTACGATCCAGGCTCGGAGAACCGCCGGAAAGACCCGAAAGTCAGTCGCGCCTGCGACTCGTGCAAGGTCAAGAAGATTCGATGCTCAGGCACAGCACCATGTGACCACTGCAACAGGAGGCGCTTGACATGTACCTATGCCAGCAAATACTCACGTGGTCGGCCTCCTACACCTCCGCCCTTATCGGGATCCAGGGAGAGGGCAACGATAAGCGCAGGTCAAAGGCCTAATGTGCAGCATACAAGCTCCAGAAGTACCTCCAATATAAGTGAAGATGTGCAAGACAATGAACGACCTCAGGTCAACATCGACGAACGGGCCACTAGCTCTTCAGTGAACGTCGGAGATGGTGCGCCATCACCAGAACTCGTTATCGAGGGACAGTATGCCGATCCAACGTCTGGCCTCACTTCTTTCCATCAAGCATGGCGCAAGATCTCCATGCAAAACAGAGACATTGCATCCCCAAGATCGAGTGAGGCGGAGATGAACCAGCCCTTGGTTTCTGCTGGAGACCGGCCGTTCTACCAAGACTCTCATAGTTCTGACCCGTTTCCCGATCCCCCTACGGCGCGCCGCTTATTATGCTTTTACTTCGAATCCTGTGTTGTTACGTATCGAATATTCCACCGACAGACCGTAGAAGGTTGGTTGGATGCTGTATTGGACAATCGGCGAACAAATCGCCCAATCACGCACTCCATTGGGAATGCTAAATATAGCATTATCCTGACGATATTGGCCATCGCACGGTTTCGCACTTTCAAGATTGAACGGAAATTTCCTAACAATGACGAGGCATCAGCGCTGACAGAAACCGATCCCTTGTTTTGTGCGGCAATGGACCTGACCGAGACAGAGAAGGGATATCCGCGGTTGGAATCAGCCCAGGCCAGACTGATCCAAGTGCTATATCTCCTCCAGACATCTCGAGTGAATAGGGCCTGGTATGTATTCGGTAACGTCTATCAGATCGTCTCTTCGCTGGGCCTTCATCGGCGGCGCTCAAGGAAACAGAACATTGCCTCAAATGGTCTTTCAAATTATATCAAAGCTCAATGCGCGAAACGAGTCTTCTGGGTCACATATACCATCGACAAGTATCTCAGCGTAGTTATGGGCCGGCCACAGCTTCTGCATGATGACGACATCGACCAGGACTTTCCAGATAGTGTTAACGACGAGGACATTGGGCCTAGTGGTCTTCTAAGCGTAGAGGATCCTGAGGATTGTCATGTCGATGCCCTTATTTTTCATGCCAA GATCGCCCACATCATCGGTCGCATATCACGACAAGTGTACTCAGTGGGTAGTTCAGCTGGTGAGGGTCGAAAGGCGGCTGCATATTCTATCGTTCACGAGCTTCACGTTTGGCGGGCCAATCTCCCCTTACACCTGGGTACGATCAAGCTATCTACGCTGATACCAAGCTTCCGAAGAGAAGCTACAGCACTGCACCTTGCCTATTCCCATGCACTTATTCATGTCAATCGCCCGTTTCTACTCGGCGATGTAGTTAGTTCTGAGGACGAGCCCGAAGCAAAAGACCGAATCGCTGAATGTATCTCCGCTGCGAAAGCGGTTCTAGAACTAGTTAACACGATGGCGAAAGATACAAACTTGCTTCATTCTTTTTGGTGGACCCATTACGTGACCTTTTGCGCACTGGCCGTGGTCTATATTTGGAATATACAGTGCAAGGCACGCAATGACCAACAGCTGGGGAATGAATCGTCGTACGTCAAGCTCTTTGACCTCGCCGAGAAGTGTCGAGCTCATTTAGCTTGGACCGGCTCGCCATCATCCCCCGGCCGAAGATACGCAGCCATCTTGGAGGAACTGCGCCTGGAGGCCCAACGTGAGACAATCAATAACACTCATACAGATTCTGGACAAGGAATGGTAGAGGGTGTGACACAACCCAATTCGCAGCTCAACGTTTTTGATAGTTCCGGACTAGCGGAAGCGTCCTTTGAGTGCATAGCCTCGATAGATAGGCCTGTGAACACCGTTCCGAGCATGCTTGACGCATGGCAAGCTGTCGACTGGCTGGACCTAGATGCCTCT AAAATAATCCCAGAATCGACTGAAACTGCCTGTCATACAGGTTCTCGATTGTTACATCAATGTGCTTTGCAAGCTCATTGTTATGTTGTGCTATTTCCGGGCCCACAATGTCTAGTTCCACCATCTAGTGTATCTTTTTACGCTTCGACTTCTTATATCTCCTCTCCCCACGGGGTTTAA
- a CDS encoding putative 2-haloalkanoic acid dehalogenase codes for MTPKKHVVFDVVGTCVSFDAFYNCIDRVIGDKLRAQCITPRFFGFSWMTAAELEFTFLSISERYKPYKEVITALFYRTLHMAGIEDPRLFATEAERDQCVQGYSELELRPGTRECFAKLREAGFTVWCLTTGDTKRVRGYFERAGVDMPLENFISCDSQGVAKPTLAAYRPAMGKFAEEDVKWFAAAHMWDVSAAVKVGFRGAYCTVYEKESCAEIFDTQLEVLEDSLPEMADKIIAVSG; via the coding sequence ATGACCCCAAAGAAACACGTCGTCTTCGACGTCGTCGGCACCTGTGTCTCCTTCGACGCCTTCTACAACTGCATCGACCGCGTCATCGGCGACAAGCTGCGCGCGCAATGCATCACGCCCCGTTTCTTCGGCTTCAGCTGGATGACCGCCGCCGAGCTTGAATTTACCTTTTTGTCGATTTCGGAACGGTATAAACCGTATAAAGAGGTTATTACGGCGCTGTTCTATCGGACGTTACACATGGCGGGAATCGAGGACCCGAGGTTGTTTGCGACGGAGGCTGAGAGGGATCAGTGTGTCCAGGGATATTCGGAGCTGGAGCTGAGACCCGGGACCCGGGAGTGCTTTGCGAAGTTACGAGAGGCGGGTTTCACGGTTTGGTGTCTTACGACTGGGGATACGAAGCGTGTGAGGGGGTATTTTGAGCGGGCTGGGGTGGATATGCCGTTGGAGAACTTTATTAGTTGTGATTCGCAGGGAGTGGCTAAGCCGACACTTGCGGCGTATAGGCCTGCGATGGGGAAATTTGCAGAGGAGGATGTGAAGTGGTTTGCGGCGGCGCATATGTGGGATGTTTCGGCGGCGGTTAAGGTCGGGTTCAGAGGGGCTTATTGTACGGTGTATGAGAAGGAGTCGTGTGCGGAGATCTTTGATACCCAGttggaggtgttggaggatTCTTTGCCTGAGATGGCGGACAAGATTATTGCCGTTTCGGGGTAG